In Helianthus annuus cultivar XRQ/B chromosome 9, HanXRQr2.0-SUNRISE, whole genome shotgun sequence, the following are encoded in one genomic region:
- the LOC118481844 gene encoding uncharacterized protein LOC118481844 has protein sequence MSAPISNDSDSISSVPSHETSASTRVECRRGRGRMGRPRLRERLPVVTPDVASSQWCSYVGSSSRSVVRYMRMSNENVQPSPIPSVSDSFAVIRTTQENISSNATTEVGRRRTGQMGRPRLRDRPSDLTSEATSTQRRYNVDRINRGVVHYTSRTNGAAQSSLGSTVSQTSGCLHSNQVEVPSRASVFQDENRYWRCPSYWDIGDANHSCVHCGAMLWYEERTIKSLTPRVPSFSLCCSEGKVCLPFLRHPPQTLGRLLDYNGETRSRVFRENIKLLNAMFAFTSTGGRISTDLNDGRGPYTFRLNGHNHHNIGSLLPMHPDGRPRFAQLYVYDTENEIDNRFYALRNCVSPTFDQVILRTLVNDLLLMLDANNALVQAFRMARERFNDNSMQRLTLRLLGTRNRREGQYSLPTVPEVAALIPGDGNPTDSRDIIIEERGSRSAKRISELHPSFMALQYPLLFPYGEDGFHLNIPLCNISPSSRRQSVSLREYYSYRLQLRRNEGKTLPKSGRLFQTYVVDCYSAILEHEMNWYKQNQNTIRSDLYNGLCDRIADGETSCEAVGRRVILPATFAGGPRHMIQQYQDAMAICRWAGAPDLFITMTCNSKWPEITRHIQATTPGMSASDRPDIVARVFKIKLDELIKDIRKRNIFGHTKAVIYTIEFQKRGLPHSHILLFLQPEDKINTVDNIDKYISAELPSEVEDPIAFAIVRSQMMHGPCGLLNPSSPCMHNGVCSKGYPKNYCEETFIRNDGWPCYKRPNNSRVVKVGSQDIKLDNRYVVPYNRELLVKYGCHINVEWCNQGMLVKYLLLI, from the exons ATGAGTGCACCTATATCAAATGATTCCGATTCAATTTCTTCGGTCCCTTCGCATGAGACGTCAGCATCTACACGTGTTGAATGTCGTAGGGGCCGTGGACGTATGGGCCGTCCTCGATTGCGGGAGCGACTTCCTGTTGTGACGCCTGATGTTGCATCCTCTCAATGGTGTTCTTACG TTGGTAGTTCTAGCAGAAGTGTGGTACGCTATATGCGTATGTCAAATGAAAATGTGCAACCTTCTCCGATCCCTTCAGTTTCGGATTCATTTGCGGTTATACGTACCACTCAGGAAAATATATCTTCTAATGCAACGACTGAAGTAGGGCGTAGACGGACGGGCCAAATGGGTCGTCCTCGATTACGTGATCGCCCTTCTGATTTAACAAGTGAGGCTACAAGTACTCAAAGACGTTACAATG TTGATCGTATCAACAGAGGTGTTGTGCATTATACCAGTAGAACAAATGGAGCTGCGCAATCTTCATTAGGTTCAACGGTTTCACAAACATCTGGATGTCTACATTCGAATCAAGTTGAAGTACCTTCCCGTGCAAGTGTCTTTCAAGACGAAAATAGATATT GGCGATGTCCGTCGTATTGGGATATCGGTGATGCAAACCATAGTTGTGTTCATTGTGGAGCTATGCTTTGGTATGAGGAACGAACTATAAAAAGTTTAACTCCTCGTGTTCCAAGTTTTTCATTATGTTGTAGTGAAGGAAAGGTTTGCTTGCCATTTCTTCGACATCCTCCTCAAACATTGGGTCGTCTTCTTGATTACAATGGGGAAACACGATCTCGCGTGTTTAGAGAAAACATAAAGCTTTTAAATGCGATGTTTGCATTTACCTCAACCGGTGGGAGAATATCTACGGATTTAAATGATGGTCGTGGGCCTTATACATTCCGTTTGAATGGCCACAACCATCATAATATTGGATCATTGTTGCCTATGCATCCTGATGGACGCCCTAGATTTGCTCAATTGTACGTTTATGACACGGAAAATGAGATTGATAATCGCTTTTATGCTTTGCGAAATTGTGTGTCACCAACGTTTGATCAAGTCATCCTGCGCACATTAGTGAATGACTTGCTGTTGATGCTTGATGCGAACAATGCATTAGTGCAGGCTTTTAGGATGGCACGTGAAAGGTTTAATGACAACTCAATGCAACGTCTTACGCTTCGCTTGCTTGGTACGCGAAATAGAAGAGAAGGACAATATTCTTTGCCTACTGTTCCTGAAGTGGCTGCACTGATTCCAGGTGATGGAAATCCTACGGACTCACGTGATATTATTATTGAAGAACGTGGTAGTCGTAGTGCAAAGCGTATATCTGAATTGCACCCAAGTTTTATGGCGTTGCAGTATCCTTTGTTGTTTCCGTATGGAGAAGATGGATTCCATCTTAATATTCCTCTATGTAATATATCTCCATCAAGTAGGCGGCAATCGGTTTCATTAAGAGAATATTATTCTTACCGTTTACAACTTAGGAGGAATGAAGGTAAGACATTACCCAAATCTGGCCGTTTATTTCAGACGTATGTTGTGGACTGTTATTCAGCTATCCTTGAACATGAGATGAATTGGTATAAACAAAACCAAAACACTATTCGTTCGGATTTGTATAATGGTTTATGTGATCGTATCGCTGATGGTGAAACAAGTTGTGAAGCAGTTGGTCGACGTGTTATCCTGCCAGCTACATTTGCCGGTGGGCCAAGACATATGATTCAACAGTATCAGGATGCAATGGCTATTTGTCGTTGGGCTGGGGCTCCGGACCTTTTTATTACTATGACATGCAATTCAAAATGGCCGGAAATTACCCGACACATTCAAGCAACAACCCCTGGTATGAGTGCGTCCGACCGCCCTGACATTGTTGCCCGTGTTTTCAAAATTAAACTTGATGAACTTATCAAAGACATAAGGAAAAGGAATATTTTTGGACACACGAAAGCAG TTATCTATACAATCGAGTTTCAGAAACGAGGACTTCCACACTCTCATATTCTGCTTTTTTTACAACCTGAAGATAAGATAAATACGGTTGACAATATCGATAAATATATATCTGCGGAGCTTCCTTCGGAGGTGGAAGACCCTATAGCTTTCGCTATTGTTCGTTCACAAATGATgcatggtccatgtggtttgctcAACCCTTCAAGCCCTTGTATGCATAATGGTGTATGTAGTAAAGGGTACCCAAAGAATTATTGTGAGGAGACATTCATCCGAAATGATGGTTGGCCGTGTTATAAGAGGCCCAATAATTCAAGAGTTGTTAAAGTTGGTTCTCAAGATATTAAGCTTGATAATCGGTATGTTGTTCCGTATAACCGTGAATTGTTGGTGAAATATGGTTGTCACATTAATGTGGAGTGGTGCAACCAAGGGATGTTAGTCAAGTATCTTTTACTTATATAA
- the LOC118479242 gene encoding uncharacterized protein LOC118479242 isoform X1: MDISDDFVDIYEEDQPAKKLGFDAMTPKKNQICSPMKDSPKTDSGSVEIISYGQYFSPFKSEMHREVIEQFQNIEKQAKRKHALLTWKWDEVIDITQSEDSNGQKDDSKAKQQDDLESELSDTADSLDSPLKRSKIPRISKNCNDHVGWVEF; the protein is encoded by the exons ATGGATATCTCGGATGACTTCGTGGACATTTATGAAGAAGATCAGCCTGCAAAGAAA CTGGGTTTTGATGCAATGACACCGAAGAAGAATCAAATATGCAGCCCAATGAAAGATTCTCCGAAG ACGGACAGTGGAAGTGTAGAGATCATTTCATATGGACAGTATTTTAGTCCATTCAAATCTGAAATGCATAGGGAGGTTATTGAACAG TTTCAGAACATAGAAAAGCAAGCTAAAAGAAAGCATGCGCTCCTAACTTGGAAATGGGATGAGGTCATTGATATTACCCAAAGTGAAGATTCGAATGGTCAGAAAGATGATTCTAAGGCAAAACAACAAGATGATTTGGAGTCTGAGTTAAGTGATACAGCAGACTCTTTGGATAGTCCATTGAAAAGATCAAAGATTCCACGTATATCTAAAAATTGCAACGATCATGTTGGATGGGTTGAATTTTAA
- the LOC110876854 gene encoding F-box protein At3g08750, whose translation MSEILPRLPAKCVGRAKKVCKEWLSCISSKEFVMMHCRHMCKGSRQKILSIGQESCFISSTTVDLVDEKTMITLPFHVRPSDVWILSSLNGLLCVCLRNTFEMLIWNPLIRICINISDSKSYGFFKIYSDAVGLYIDSSNDYRVLHIKRGRFTVDVMAYSRRTSHWKRIPFLQKRHYHTNGYVWSGGTFCEDGLYFTVFQFWLAGDIVIIRFDVNTETFSEIGFPYVGNGETCQGNLVNMNNKLHVFVSHGFIDMAVDLWRYEDEHWSKVMLFPKISYIPTPVWCSITHVSSEEKCFVMTDWGEVYEIDLNKKTCDLFIPSDWNHAIRTAMYVETIVPASLQ comes from the coding sequence ATGTCAGAGATACTGCCAAGACTTCCTGCAAAATGTGTAGGTCGTGCAAAGAAGGTATGTAAAGAATGGTTGTCATGTATATCGTCGAAGGAGTTTGTCATGATGCACTGTAGACATATGTGTAAGGGGTCTAGACAAAAAATTCTTAGTATTGGACAGGAATCATGCTTTATTTCCAGCACTACTGTTGATTTAGTCGATGAGAAAACCATGATTACCCTACCGTTTCATGTTCGCCCTTCTGATGTGTGGATTTTATCAAGCTTGAATGGGCTTTTATGTGTTTGTTTACGCAATACGTTTGAAATGCTTATTTGGAATCCGTTGATCCGTATCTGCATCAACATATCTGATTCTAAGTCTTATGGTTTTTTCAAAATCTATTCCGATGCTGTTGGCCTATACATCGATTCCTCTAATGATTACAGAGTTTTACATATAAAACGTGGTCGTTTTACAGTTGATGTTATGGCTTATTCAAGGAGGACCAGTCATTGGAAGAGAATACCGTTTTTACAAAAAAGGCATTACCATACTAATGGTTATGTGTGGTCGGGGGGGACTTTTTGTGAGGATGGTTTATATTTTACTGTATTCCAGTTTTGGCTTGCTGGTGATATTGTCATAATTCGATTTGATGTGAATACAGAGACGTTTTCAGAAATAGGGTTTCCATATGTTGGCAATGGTGAAACATGTCAGGGGAACTTGGTTAATATGAATAACAAACTTCACGTGTTTGTTAGTCATGGGTTTATAGATATGGCTGTGGATCTATGGCGTTATGAAGATGAGCATTGGTCGAAGGTCATGTTGTTTCCGAAGATCAGTTATATTCCAACGCCAGTTTGGTGCTCAATTACACATGTTAGTTCAGAAGAAAAGTGTTTTGTGATGACAGATTGGGGTGAGGTTTATGAAATAGATTTGAACAAGAAGACGTGTGACCTTTTCATACCAAGCGATTGGAATCATGCTATACGGACAGCAATGTATGTGGAAACTATTGTGCCAGCAAGTCTTCAGTAA
- the LOC118481845 gene encoding F-box protein CPR1-like, translating into MLDIIARLPPKNVAQCKLVCKEWLDFILDRKFVRAHCHYMRASADQKLLMVGWKTIEVHSLNYKSPGFIVPRGVARPFYAHPSRMFFLASLDGMLCVCLQNTCELVVWNPLTTKFKKLANSNSQGFYKVDRDALGFFVDSSDDYNILHIKRRRGTMTVYIYSMELNSWSTVRFLKHRPYHHYTYLWSPATLCGGGLYFVVTQCRGRSDGLSVIRFDVNSKSFSELCFPNVYDDEVSGSLVNINEELHMYVCIGNYDYRREIVLWRLKNKSWMKVFAYPDKLWMPLSTMCSFTYYNLPGTCLVITNFGQVIEIDLQRDHLGYFCRMFFYRQMHGAVYTETIASPNY; encoded by the coding sequence ATGTTGGATATAATTGCAAGACTTCCACCAAAAAATGTTGCTCAATGTAAGCTTGTCTGCAAGGAGTGGTTAGATTTCATTTTAGATCGTAAGTTTGTAAGGGCTCATTGTCATTACATGCGTGCATCGGCTGATCAAAAATTGTTGATGGTTGGTTGGAAGACTATCGAAGTACATTCCTTAAATTATAAGTCCCCGGGATTTATTGTACCAAGAGGTGTTGCCCGCCCGTTCTATGCTCATCCTTCTAGAATGTTTTTTTTGGCAAGTTTGGATGGTATGTTGTGTGTTTGTCTGCAAAACACTTGTGAGTTGGTTGTTTGGAATCCATTGACGACTAAGTTCAAGAAGTTGGCAAATTCTAATTCGCAAGGTTTCTACAAAGTTGATAGAGATGCTCTAGGATTTTTTGTTGACTCTTCTGATGATTACAACATTTTACATATTAAACGTAGACGAGGTACAATGACCGTTTATATTTATTCGATGGAGTTGAATTCATGGAGTACTGTACGCTTCCTAAAACACCGTCCGTACCACCATTATACGTACCTTTGGTCGCCAGCAACTTTGTGTGGTGGTGGTTTGTATTTTGTCGTTACCCAATGTCGTGGTCGTTCAGATGGATTGTCGGTTATTCGTTTTGATGTGAATTCAAAGTCGTTTTCTGAATTGTGTTTCCCCAATgtatatgatgatgaagttagTGGAAGTTTAGTTAACATAAACGAGGAGCTTCATATGTATGTTTGTATCGGAAACTATGACTATAGACGAGAAATTGTATTGTGGAGGCTTAAAAATAAAAGTTGGATGAAGGTTTTTGCATATCCTGATAAGTTGTGGATGCCATTATCAACTATGTGTTCTTTCACATATTACAATTTGCCAGGGACATGTCTTGTGATAACGAATTTTGGACAAGTGATTGAAATTGATTTGCAACGGGATCATCTAGGTTATTTCTGCCGTATGTTTTTCTATAGGCAAATGCATGGTGCGGTTTACACAGAGACCATAGCTTCCCCGAATTATTAG
- the LOC118479242 gene encoding uncharacterized protein LOC118479242 isoform X2 yields MDISDDFVDIYEEDQPAKKLGFDAMTPKKNQICSPMKDSPKTDSGSVEIISYGQYFSPFKSEMHREVIEQNIEKQAKRKHALLTWKWDEVIDITQSEDSNGQKDDSKAKQQDDLESELSDTADSLDSPLKRSKIPRISKNCNDHVGWVEF; encoded by the exons ATGGATATCTCGGATGACTTCGTGGACATTTATGAAGAAGATCAGCCTGCAAAGAAA CTGGGTTTTGATGCAATGACACCGAAGAAGAATCAAATATGCAGCCCAATGAAAGATTCTCCGAAG ACGGACAGTGGAAGTGTAGAGATCATTTCATATGGACAGTATTTTAGTCCATTCAAATCTGAAATGCATAGGGAGGTTATTGAACAG AACATAGAAAAGCAAGCTAAAAGAAAGCATGCGCTCCTAACTTGGAAATGGGATGAGGTCATTGATATTACCCAAAGTGAAGATTCGAATGGTCAGAAAGATGATTCTAAGGCAAAACAACAAGATGATTTGGAGTCTGAGTTAAGTGATACAGCAGACTCTTTGGATAGTCCATTGAAAAGATCAAAGATTCCACGTATATCTAAAAATTGCAACGATCATGTTGGATGGGTTGAATTTTAA